One window of Chamaesiphon minutus PCC 6605 genomic DNA carries:
- the atpA gene encoding F0F1 ATP synthase subunit alpha, with the protein MISIRPDEISSIIRQQIEQYTQDVKSSNVGTVLQVGDGIARVYGLDKVMSGELVEFEDASVGLALNLEADNVGVVLMSNGREIQEGSAVKATGKIAQIPVGDAIVGRVVDALARPIDGKGDIATSTTRLIEFMAPGIIERRSVYEPMQTGITAIDAMIPVGRGQRELIIGDRQTGKTTIAVDTIVNQKSEDVICVYVAIGQKASTVANIVNVLEEAGAMAYTIVVAANANDPATLQYFAPYTGAAIAEYFMYQGKATLIIYDDLSKQAQAYRQMSLLLRRPPGREAYPGDVFYIHSRLLERAAKLSDELGGGSMTALPIIETQASDVSAYIPTNVISITDGQIFLSADLFNSGLRPAINAGISVSRVGSAAQTKAMKKVAGKLKLELAQFDDLQAFAQFASDLDQATQNQLARGARLREILKQPQYSPLSVAEQVAVVYAGLNGYLDDIAVDKVVGYTTALKDYLKNSKPEYAQTIKDNKMQLTDEAENLLKAALVECKKSFLAAA; encoded by the coding sequence ATGATTAGTATCAGACCTGACGAAATTAGTAGCATTATTCGCCAGCAAATCGAACAATATACTCAAGACGTTAAATCATCCAACGTTGGTACAGTACTCCAAGTCGGCGACGGTATCGCCCGCGTGTATGGCTTGGATAAAGTCATGTCTGGAGAACTCGTTGAATTTGAAGATGCCAGCGTGGGCTTAGCTCTCAACCTAGAAGCCGATAACGTCGGTGTGGTATTGATGAGCAACGGTCGGGAAATCCAAGAAGGTAGTGCCGTTAAAGCAACTGGTAAAATCGCGCAAATTCCTGTCGGTGACGCAATTGTCGGTCGAGTAGTTGACGCATTGGCTCGTCCGATCGATGGTAAAGGCGATATCGCGACTTCCACCACCCGCCTGATTGAATTCATGGCACCTGGGATTATCGAACGTCGTTCGGTATACGAACCCATGCAGACTGGGATTACCGCAATCGACGCGATGATTCCTGTCGGACGCGGACAACGGGAACTGATCATCGGTGACAGACAGACTGGTAAAACCACCATCGCCGTCGATACGATCGTCAACCAAAAATCCGAAGATGTCATTTGCGTTTACGTCGCGATCGGTCAAAAAGCGTCCACAGTTGCTAACATCGTCAACGTACTCGAAGAAGCTGGCGCGATGGCTTACACCATCGTTGTAGCGGCAAATGCTAACGATCCTGCTACCCTTCAGTACTTCGCACCTTACACTGGTGCGGCGATCGCTGAGTACTTCATGTACCAAGGTAAAGCGACCCTGATTATCTATGATGACTTGTCCAAACAAGCTCAAGCATACCGTCAGATGTCCCTCTTACTCCGTCGCCCACCCGGACGCGAAGCTTATCCCGGCGACGTATTCTACATTCACTCCCGCTTACTAGAGCGCGCTGCTAAACTCAGCGACGAACTCGGCGGCGGTAGCATGACAGCTCTACCGATCATCGAAACTCAAGCAAGTGACGTATCCGCGTACATCCCTACCAACGTAATTTCGATTACCGACGGTCAAATCTTCCTCTCCGCCGACCTCTTCAACTCCGGTCTGCGCCCAGCGATCAACGCAGGTATCTCGGTATCCCGCGTAGGTTCCGCAGCACAAACCAAAGCAATGAAAAAGGTTGCTGGTAAACTCAAACTCGAACTTGCGCAGTTTGATGACCTCCAAGCCTTTGCCCAATTCGCATCCGACCTCGACCAAGCGACCCAAAATCAACTCGCTCGTGGCGCGCGGTTACGCGAAATTCTCAAGCAGCCTCAGTACTCGCCACTATCGGTCGCCGAACAGGTTGCCGTAGTTTATGCAGGCTTAAACGGCTACCTCGACGATATCGCTGTTGATAAAGTCGTCGGTTACACCACCGCACTCAAAGACTACCTAAAAAATAGCAAACCTGAGTACGCTCAAACCATCAAAGACAACAAAATGCAGTTGACTGATGAAGCCGAAAATCTGCTCAAGGCTGCATTAGTTGAGTGCAAAAAATCCTTCTTAGCCGCAGCTTAG